The following is a genomic window from Triplophysa rosa linkage group LG11, Trosa_1v2, whole genome shotgun sequence.
CATGTTGTTTCAGTATGTACAAGTCAGATAAAACATGCTGGGTGGCAAATGACTACTTAATAATTCAATAACGAAAAACATATGCTTGTATACATTCAGAACACAATGTGAGAGCTTTGTAGGGCTACATATTACTGactttgtaatgtaatgtgataTTGTAGGCCTGTGCATGTGTATAGAGGCTGACACACAGTTTTACCCAATTTGGGACATTTACCAAAATGCAAACACTTAAACTTACGAAAGAAGAATATTATGATTCAAAAcggttattttttttaatagatatTAAACTATGAATTTAAACATAAGACGTTTATAAAGATAATTAATATCCATGTTTTATTATATAActttataacataaaataacatatattttattatattttataatttgattACATAATATTATATACGTTATTGTAAAGACATTACCTTTTTGtggaataaacaaaaactacgatacattattttgttacaggcagaggtgggtagtaacgcgctacatttacttcgttacatttacttgagtaacattttggaaaatatgtactttttaagtaaaattaaaagtgcgaacttttactcttacttgagtaaatttctaatagaaaatctgtacttttacttcgttacataacttacattgcgtgacgttccttcattttaaaatatgctttttaaaacgcgttgtttatttcaaggttgtcgtctcttcttacgggcattcccgagtgatcgattcttttgagtcgattcttttgaaagcattaattgaacaatgggcaaaaccatttgaataggctaatgaatcagttcaaatgatttgttcagttcgcagcacgatctgaatcatctgaagcaggattactcactcctcgtagcgcgaaacttaagaacacgcagaacacaaagagcgttggatgaagtggatattaatctatatctatacaatcaaaactgcaaatgtgtcatattgtttgccagcaatgataaatgcccgccatatgcgcgcacccgcgcgacctgttcgtcagacacagcaacatgcgcgttacctgtcagacacagagacgtgggcttgcagaaatatacatttgaagaacagaaggaagaaaacttgttgatgggcgtgtggttcactgtttactgtttgtttacaagtaagagcgtttcacaacacacacgtgacacaacacgagaaaacatgagctttgttcaaaaatgtgtatttcatttaagagagcactgcagatgttctagatcatcttaggaaatgctctgagtttagttcatgctttagtttgacatggtctattattctaaataagttgtgtaaactacattgacatcaggactagatgaaatttacagaaatgcttgtctcttctgtgtttgtctattctttagtctctctagtatattgcaaagatatctgcttatgataattaaaaatattgattaaaatgtaatattaaaatattggcgttaatattaattttatgtagtaggcctatataatcagatacaaagtaactaagtaactagctacttgagtagttttttcattgcatacttttttacttttactcaagtaatttttaaaatagtgacttttacttttacttgagtaacaatttctctagttacttgtacttttacttgagtaaagattttggctactctacccacctctggaagTACGTAAGTACAAATCTTCTTACTGTCTTAAGTAGATTTTCGCGTCAAGTacactccactatttatttttttcgaCTTAAACTTGTAATTCAAAATTTGCAACGTTAAACTGAATCAAAGTAACTTCACAACTTCAACATCACCATAGTTGCCAAGTCCGCTTATAATACGCGACCTTgggtttttttttctgtcaagtcgcgttaaaaaatcacttgtcCTGCGGGTTTTGgagcttattttaaaaaatatggttgcttgttctgaacctgacaagcaactttgtttctttacatctatggtcgctgttttgttcaatccattaacactgtctgctcGAAGGTAGGCTTTTTGTACTACATGCGGCAGAGCATAACATCAGCACTgcgagagctatttgaaagcatacagagacgtctactgtcgatcactctcgcggtactatgatgtcacgcgccgattggtctgcgcggcgccgcaggaggtcacacaacatatctaagcacgtaaaacaacatagagaagccaagaatgttacagtggtctcttcacgtaatcatcggcgctctttgtgtaatcggaggtaaatatactaaacagatgaaatattcacttaaagataaaaagcattttataaccgggctacatcattaaacatgttaaaagtgtagatctgcgcgtttggctacacagcgttattcaagcctaagcagtgtgaatagcgtaatttgtcctcaaacacaccgcctcctttcccctaccaactaaactaaatgtattacatctgtcacgattagGATGAAATGTGAACATGAACGAAACGGTCAGATCTGATCACGGTGCAGCAAAGGGTTagggagggatgaccctattattaggctataaggtaaacatcaaacatttttattgtattaaataaatgtattgatcattgcagaatataatttaaaaagtatacatcaaatgcatatagttcagttttacttcattataaatgtgtggctgttacagctacgttaagtggtcattatatcttctccttttccatctctccaggcctatactgctcacatcagagatttgcaattaatttttgtaaaataatttatgtttgtgtttttcaaacagggtagtgtcagtttaaaatgacccaggctcgttcattaataataaataattgatcataaattacattgatgatcatgaataatgttgggcttgttttgggcttgtttttggagctgcagttgcttatttgtcttgcaaaagttggcaacactgaacATCACACTACAGTAGCTACTTCACAGTCCACTCACCTCGACTTTGTATGTGCGCAGCTGCAACAACACAGCGCATGCGTTTATCCGGTGAGAAAACGTTCATAGACCCCCTCTAGTTCAgcctaaataaaacaatttacgACTTTAATCTAACGGTGAGTAATTACCTATGTGTTTTAACCGCTTGTATGTGCTTAATACATTATGTTGCGAATTTTCTCTGTGTTGTGTCGGGCGCTATACGCTTGGCCTTTGAAGCCTCGGCGTTTCCTTATCTTCTAACCGCTTTTCAAAGCCAGACCCCAGTCACAGCATGCGGCCTACTCCCGCAGCTCCTCTACTGCTCGGTACTTCGGTATTAGCATAAAGAGCTAACtgttagtatgtgtgtgtgatacaaGAATAACACTAGAGCTAAATGCTAGATATGTTTCTGTGTCTCATTTCTATTGGCCCTTTTAACTGTGTTTGTAGATCTGTAACGTTAGTTACAGTTAGTTACTAGTTGTAATGCTGTTTGTGCTACTACACAGTTTCTAACTTAGCTTCATTTTACAGGTTGAAATAAATGATGGCTCCTCAACCTCTCATCAAGTCAAATCAAGCAGAAAGAACAATAAACGGACTCCCAACTCAAGTTGTCTGCACAGAATTCAGCAACTACATTTTCATCGTTCTGACACAGTATGGAAAAATCGGGACACTTGTGTCTGTAACACCTGACACGAGGTCTGGTGACATCAGTGTACCCATGTTCACTTCCAGAGTACTTTTAGGAAAAGATGAGGTAATTCATTACAAACAGCGGACGGGATTTTGTGGGATTAAAATTATGTGAGAGATAAAGTCATATTTGAGTTTTACCCATGACTTTAATCGTTGTTTCCTTGCAGCCTCTTACACACGTCTACGCCAAGAATGTAGCAACGTTTGTTTCACAGGAATCAGGCAACCGGCCGGTTCTGTTGGGGCTGTCACTCAAAGACAACGGCGCTCAAACTATGAAAACTATTAAGGATATGATCAAAAGCTGCCAAGTCTGGTAAACATGTTATCTGTGGAGGTTATTTAGAATGTCCGCAGACTACATTTAGACGAGGACAAgtgacaaattattttttaaacataaacactTGTTGACAAGGTGAACTGTTATTGTGACTTGTTGTTTGTGAGTTTGAATGTTAGCTCTGAAACAAAGATGACTCAATTTTCCTGTCTTTGTGTTATGGCATCTGTCTCTGTGTAACAGATTTGAACTGTAATATTTATCTGATTAAAGTTATATTTTCTTACCGCTTATTCTTACCTCTTACTCTTATTTTAGTGGAGAATAACATTCATACCCACATCACAGCCTGACGTACTTTTCAGCGTCATGTGCCCTGTCTGTTTgtttaatatacatattttgCAGTACACATGTTACAGAAATATTATATTACAAAGTAATCATTAAGGTTTTTCATTATATATCTgaatttacagttttatttcttGAATTCATGaactatttgaagagtttggttgagatgagataactccattttcaGAGATAAAATGAGAAAACCCCATTTTCTAAATTTTtcaaaaagcatgttttttattatgttatcatgtttttattgtgttagttagctgtatttttttatagttactagaaaacaaaccaactacagtgtgattgatattaattgaaatgcacaataaaaaaaacatgatttttgaacatttttaaaatcggagttatctcattttggaaccaaactcttcatttg
Proteins encoded in this region:
- the psmg3 gene encoding proteasome assembly chaperone 3 — protein: MMAPQPLIKSNQAERTINGLPTQVVCTEFSNYIFIVLTQYGKIGTLVSVTPDTRSGDISVPMFTSRVLLGKDEPLTHVYAKNVATFVSQESGNRPVLLGLSLKDNGAQTMKTIKDMIKSCQVW